From Butyricimonas paravirosa, one genomic window encodes:
- a CDS encoding TlpA disulfide reductase family protein produces MNKIGLILLFLIFLCTGISAQEKEFVIRGQIPGMRDSIAVSLLTAEELPTNTICETVVKDGRFELRGRVKGPILCTLITTNIASLAEGEEIRWTYTPVFADNVEMCVQASHYDSIPLDAPITSDFKITGGRVQADFNAYNLWKLQGKGDKDFILTHPSSVISVYLANKMLRMGYNLTREEVEELERAITEVPDDPERLAVFRRNCALAKVTAKGYPIVNLALNDMNGNACGLSEIIPTGKYVLVDFWSTWCGPCMAAIPGIKELAERFPEELVVIGISCDTDLKAWKAAIEKKQATWAQYVFTKQGYKDFLEKYQVGGVPYFLILDKEGRVISNPKYVEEIKQKVESLCK; encoded by the coding sequence ATGAATAAGATAGGATTGATTTTGTTGTTTTTAATTTTCTTGTGTACTGGAATCAGTGCACAAGAAAAAGAATTCGTGATTCGGGGGCAGATCCCCGGCATGAGGGATAGTATCGCAGTTTCGTTGTTGACGGCAGAAGAGTTGCCTACGAATACGATTTGTGAAACTGTCGTGAAAGACGGCCGTTTTGAGTTGAGGGGACGGGTAAAGGGACCGATATTATGCACGTTGATAACCACTAACATCGCGAGTCTTGCGGAGGGAGAGGAGATTCGATGGACGTACACGCCCGTTTTCGCGGATAACGTGGAGATGTGCGTGCAGGCATCTCATTATGATAGTATTCCTCTCGATGCCCCGATCACGTCTGATTTTAAGATTACCGGGGGACGGGTGCAGGCGGATTTTAACGCATACAATTTGTGGAAGTTGCAGGGGAAGGGGGATAAGGATTTTATTCTTACGCATCCCTCTTCGGTGATTTCGGTTTACTTGGCGAATAAGATGTTGCGAATGGGCTATAATTTGACGCGGGAAGAGGTGGAGGAGTTGGAAAGGGCGATCACGGAGGTTCCGGATGACCCGGAACGACTAGCCGTGTTCCGTCGGAATTGTGCGTTGGCGAAGGTGACGGCGAAAGGCTACCCGATAGTAAACTTGGCGTTGAATGACATGAACGGGAATGCGTGCGGGTTGTCGGAAATTATTCCCACGGGGAAATACGTGCTGGTGGATTTTTGGTCAACGTGGTGTGGCCCGTGCATGGCGGCGATCCCCGGTATCAAGGAGTTGGCGGAACGTTTCCCGGAAGAACTCGTGGTAATAGGAATTTCATGCGATACGGATTTGAAAGCTTGGAAAGCTGCTATCGAGAAGAAGCAAGCGACGTGGGCACAGTACGTGTTCACGAAACAGGGGTACAAGGATTTTTTGGAAAAGTATCAGGTTGGTGGTGTTCCCTATTTTTTGATATTGGATAAGGAAGGACGGGTGATTTCGAACCCCAAGTACGTGGAGGAGATTAAGCAAAAGGTAGAGAGTTTGTGTAAATAA
- a CDS encoding TlpA disulfide reductase family protein — translation MKSLLLYVAFVMCLVNWGCGHREVKEEKFVIEGEVENCNTFMKVAVVDIEKGKEREIASTIVSNGTFRLEGKVEGYVMGELRFRKGTADFVKVKVMLENANYQVKMASPEEVQKTNDVFQRRQMVSVKGTKGQEELSEYENETLDAERNLDNKLKASAFSWVGNLPEDSVKKSNEEIRVLRAKLQGISESFIKRHPNYFVSAYWVEKELNTFFQYTAEEQQARLRLVENNPDTARVNRMKRVLPGMLKYARLCDYTDFEVENVKGDTVRLSGLMAKNGYVLIDFWASWCGPCRKAIPHVRELYRKYPKELQVFSVSLDEKPEEWKKAMAEEKMEWMQLRCAGEMLRDVAMGYRLSSIPYLVLLNSEGKVMCATNSVDDVINQLESALKN, via the coding sequence ATGAAAAGTTTGTTGTTGTATGTAGCATTTGTTATGTGCCTGGTGAATTGGGGATGTGGTCATCGGGAGGTGAAGGAGGAGAAGTTTGTGATCGAGGGAGAAGTGGAGAATTGTAATACATTTATGAAAGTAGCGGTAGTTGATATTGAGAAGGGAAAAGAGCGTGAGATTGCCTCAACCATAGTATCGAATGGTACGTTTCGATTGGAAGGGAAGGTGGAAGGATACGTGATGGGAGAATTGCGTTTTCGCAAGGGTACGGCTGACTTTGTTAAGGTAAAGGTCATGCTGGAGAATGCAAATTATCAAGTGAAGATGGCTTCCCCGGAAGAGGTGCAAAAAACAAATGATGTTTTTCAACGTCGACAGATGGTGAGCGTGAAAGGGACCAAGGGACAGGAGGAGTTGAGCGAGTACGAGAATGAGACTCTGGATGCGGAGCGGAATCTAGATAATAAATTGAAGGCTTCAGCTTTTTCCTGGGTGGGGAATTTGCCGGAGGATTCCGTGAAGAAGTCTAACGAGGAAATTCGTGTGCTTAGGGCAAAACTTCAAGGTATTTCGGAGAGTTTTATCAAGCGGCATCCGAATTATTTCGTGTCGGCTTATTGGGTGGAAAAGGAACTTAATACTTTTTTCCAATACACGGCAGAGGAACAACAAGCGAGATTACGGTTGGTCGAGAATAACCCGGACACGGCTCGGGTGAACCGGATGAAACGCGTGTTACCCGGGATGTTGAAGTATGCTCGTTTGTGTGATTATACAGATTTCGAAGTGGAGAACGTAAAGGGGGACACGGTGAGATTGTCAGGATTGATGGCCAAGAATGGATATGTTTTAATCGATTTCTGGGCTTCGTGGTGCGGGCCTTGCCGGAAGGCTATCCCGCACGTGCGGGAATTGTACCGGAAATACCCCAAAGAGTTGCAGGTGTTTAGCGTGTCGTTGGATGAAAAACCGGAAGAGTGGAAAAAAGCTATGGCAGAGGAGAAAATGGAGTGGATGCAATTGCGGTGCGCGGGAGAGATGTTGCGGGATGTGGCCATGGGCTATCGACTCTCCTCGATCCCGTATTTGGTTTTACTTAATTCGGAGGGCAAAGTCATGTGTGCCACGAATTCAGTAGATGATGTTATAAATCAGTTGGAAAGTGCATTAAAAAATTGA
- a CDS encoding thioredoxin family protein: MNKIVLSVLIFLFSMNGFAQDGVKFMEGNFQEALNVARQQKKMVFVDVYTSWCGPCRWMSEEVLQTPEAATYFDKHFVCFKIDAEKGDGVEFAKKYDVHAYPTFLMFLPDGTLQHKVVGADTLKLFIPRVERGLKERTSWKYLMEKYVKGTLQKREIPVAIQVFEEAHMKKEVKGVTDSLFQLLSPNEKLNGRYWVVYEQLKYEDLFTPRFKFLVQNRTEIAGKGRVAESFEIIRTMLFDHLINNTTGRITSKQNPWNCGEANEMPYMRSLIEMSDLPDKAFFLAWCDVASACYFGQAGQVKKSINKIATFPEAEQYGRTFVWAYKHYFPEEEDRLESLREVWNLKENE; the protein is encoded by the coding sequence ATGAATAAGATTGTATTGAGTGTGTTGATTTTTCTGTTCTCGATGAACGGATTTGCCCAAGATGGGGTGAAATTTATGGAGGGAAATTTTCAGGAGGCGTTAAATGTTGCGAGACAACAAAAGAAAATGGTATTCGTAGACGTTTACACCTCTTGGTGCGGACCTTGTCGTTGGATGAGTGAAGAAGTTTTGCAGACACCGGAGGCCGCAACGTATTTTGATAAACATTTCGTGTGCTTTAAAATTGATGCGGAGAAAGGGGATGGCGTGGAGTTTGCTAAAAAATATGACGTTCATGCTTATCCTACCTTTTTGATGTTTTTACCGGACGGCACGTTGCAACATAAAGTCGTGGGGGCAGATACTCTAAAACTTTTTATACCGCGAGTGGAACGGGGGCTAAAAGAGAGAACATCATGGAAATATCTAATGGAGAAATACGTGAAAGGAACTCTTCAAAAAAGAGAGATTCCGGTAGCAATTCAAGTGTTCGAGGAGGCTCACATGAAGAAAGAAGTGAAAGGGGTGACCGATTCGCTTTTTCAGCTATTGTCTCCCAACGAGAAATTGAATGGGCGTTATTGGGTGGTTTACGAGCAATTGAAGTATGAAGATTTGTTTACTCCCCGTTTTAAGTTTTTAGTGCAAAATAGAACTGAAATTGCAGGAAAAGGACGAGTGGCTGAATCTTTCGAGATCATTCGTACCATGTTGTTCGATCATTTAATTAATAATACCACGGGACGGATCACGAGTAAACAAAATCCTTGGAATTGCGGGGAAGCGAACGAGATGCCTTATATGCGTTCGTTAATCGAGATGTCGGATTTACCGGACAAGGCTTTTTTCTTGGCTTGGTGTGATGTCGCCTCTGCATGTTATTTCGGTCAGGCGGGTCAGGTAAAGAAATCTATAAATAAAATTGCTACTTTCCCGGAAGCGGAACAATATGGACGTACTTTTGTTTGGGCATATAAGCATTATTTCCCGGAAGAAGAAGATCGGTTGGAAAGTTTGAGAGAGGTCTGGAATTTGAAAGAAAATGAATAG
- a CDS encoding RNA polymerase sigma factor yields the protein MDELYDRFYDELVLWADTILNDMGEAEDLVQDFFVRLWEKKLNENLEGERVRSYLYVSVRNMAIRKVKDQSRMRRIPDISVVERVWEDEEVTHEDMIDQVLKALDVLPPRSREVLECVHLKNMKYAEVAELLGISVATVKTLLVRSLKTLRGIVSDTAFLLYVLVYSEDHRRSRSFGKSCHKSPKL from the coding sequence GTGGATGAGTTATACGATCGTTTTTACGATGAATTGGTTTTGTGGGCTGATACGATATTGAATGATATGGGGGAGGCGGAAGATTTAGTGCAGGACTTTTTCGTGCGGCTATGGGAGAAGAAGTTGAACGAGAATCTGGAGGGGGAACGGGTACGGTCGTACTTGTATGTTTCCGTGCGGAATATGGCTATCCGAAAGGTGAAGGATCAGAGTCGGATGCGGCGTATTCCGGATATATCGGTTGTGGAAAGGGTGTGGGAGGATGAGGAGGTGACGCACGAAGACATGATAGATCAGGTGTTGAAAGCGCTTGACGTGTTACCGCCTAGAAGCCGGGAGGTGTTGGAATGCGTGCATTTGAAAAATATGAAATATGCCGAGGTGGCGGAATTACTGGGAATTTCAGTGGCCACGGTAAAAACGTTATTGGTGCGTAGTCTGAAAACGTTGAGGGGGATTGTTTCTGATACGGCTTTTTTGTTGTACGTGCTTGTTTATAGCGAAGATCATAGGAGGTCTCGATCGTTTGGAAAATCTTGTCATAAATCTCCGAAACTTTAG
- a CDS encoding FecR domain-containing protein: protein MNQEERDIRLLEYWQGESLSPEEVREVENWLGEKVENRRYFEDLQREFLRQRWVMRERLVSRKGERRFRQVARKRAMLRRAVAVAACVSALLLAGGGYYWWTGGVRDVPLAESGVIHHGSSKARLFLSTGDVVELGKERKSLREQQAVAIDVEQEGMVAYRDSVAAEETGNVVYNKLVVNRGGEYRIVLADGSEVWVNSESELVYPVRFAGEKRVVRLKGEAYFKVQADADHPFVVEANGVEVAAVGTEFNVNSRKEKVVESVLVKGRVEVENGTRQVMLTPNQLVVCDVETSGIVVKEVDVRKYIDWKNGDFVFSDDRLEDVMNKLALWYDCDVVYADAELKEIRLSGDMKRYGEVEEFLHFLKISTGAHFSVKNKTIVVSIK from the coding sequence ATGAATCAAGAAGAACGGGATATACGATTACTTGAATACTGGCAGGGCGAGTCTCTCTCTCCGGAGGAGGTGCGGGAAGTGGAGAATTGGTTAGGCGAGAAGGTGGAGAATCGTCGGTATTTCGAGGATTTGCAACGAGAGTTTCTGCGTCAGCGTTGGGTGATGCGGGAAAGGTTGGTTAGCCGGAAGGGGGAACGCCGTTTCCGACAGGTGGCAAGGAAAAGGGCGATGCTCCGGCGAGCCGTGGCGGTTGCTGCTTGCGTGAGTGCTTTGCTCTTGGCCGGGGGCGGGTATTACTGGTGGACAGGAGGGGTGAGGGATGTGCCATTGGCAGAAAGCGGGGTGATCCATCACGGTTCTTCCAAGGCACGGTTGTTTCTTTCGACGGGGGACGTGGTGGAGTTGGGAAAGGAACGGAAGTCGTTGCGGGAGCAACAGGCAGTTGCTATTGACGTGGAACAGGAAGGGATGGTGGCTTACCGGGATTCGGTGGCTGCGGAAGAGACGGGGAATGTGGTGTATAACAAGCTGGTGGTAAATCGAGGAGGAGAGTACCGGATCGTGTTGGCAGACGGGTCCGAGGTATGGGTAAATTCCGAGAGCGAGTTGGTGTACCCGGTGCGTTTTGCGGGGGAGAAGAGAGTGGTGCGGTTGAAGGGAGAGGCTTATTTCAAGGTGCAGGCAGATGCGGACCACCCGTTTGTCGTGGAGGCGAACGGGGTAGAAGTGGCGGCTGTCGGTACGGAATTCAACGTAAATTCCCGGAAGGAGAAGGTCGTGGAGTCCGTGTTGGTGAAGGGACGAGTGGAAGTGGAGAACGGGACCCGGCAGGTGATGTTGACGCCGAATCAACTGGTCGTTTGTGACGTGGAGACGAGCGGGATTGTGGTAAAAGAGGTTGATGTCAGAAAGTACATCGATTGGAAAAACGGGGATTTTGTTTTTAGTGACGACCGCTTGGAGGACGTGATGAACAAGTTGGCTTTATGGTATGATTGTGACGTGGTTTATGCTGATGCAGAATTGAAGGAAATCCGTTTGTCCGGTGATATGAAACGCTATGGTGAGGTGGAAGAGTTCCTGCATTTCCTGAAGATAAGCACGGGGGCGCATTTTAGCGTGAAAAATAAAACGATTGTAGTGAGCATAAAATAA
- a CDS encoding SusC/RagA family TonB-linked outer membrane protein, giving the protein MKMMCFLMFVLLVQVRGDVVAQNQVVSVDMKNCSVEEFLREIKEQTGIRFMYKSEYVEAIPRFDVHAKERQVLALLDEVFAGKGIKCLYDNGVIVLTKVQQQKGPEEVVIKGVVKDEREQPLPGVTVLIKGTTIGVATDSKGEFSLTTVKQDSLTLLFSFIGMKSREVKWTGQKMLHVVLQDDSHDMEEVVVTGYQTISRRESASAISTVKAKDIMVQGVGSIDQMLQGRIPGMMVLNTSGEPSATPKIRIRGNATINGNKSPVWVVDGVILEQDVPFTASDINSEDAEYLIGNAIAGLNPQDIETITVLKDASATAIYGVKAANGVIVITTKKGVVGRPVISYNGNLTLNTRPSYKDYHRMNSQERVLFSRQLIESNMNFGRVPTGETYEAAYEQLMSKQISQAEFEQKVETLQRRNTDWFDLLFRSDVTHTHALNVSGGTEAVKYYVSAGYSNIEGAARGSDSEKFSTLAKVDVEYNEYLGFTAKIDYATTSNTGYSSVVNPFDYAYSTTRTMPAYNEDGSYYMSYRAAGSTGRDYIGYNILKELKNTGKSSKMDDFNALLALRLKLWKGLKYEGTFSWHTGNTNTRDWATAQSYKVTEIRGYEYGAYTEYDPEFSDSRLPYGGMLTQGSTRKSGYTLRNMLSYSHLFGVHDVSVSAGTEARRNEYKGVSTTGYGWVPEFGEMFSPVETSSYISTYGGNKPTNTNSFTQVASFFGIASYCYDNRYVFNANIRSDGSNKFGSDPKYRWLPTYSFAVKWIASNESFLENAKWINNLSFRGSYGIQGNIHESATPYLIVTVGDRDGVTGLPISKISKLPNPDLRWEKTKSWNAAVDFALFDGRVKGGFDIYRKNTSDLIMSKQVAASTGQNVLYYNAGKMVNKGFEGFVNLGLVNNRDWDWRFGFNFGRNVNEITLANRDDLSEATVVDQMLAGTLAVEGQPIGSMYAYRFAGINQDNGYPLFYAKNGQKVHRALRQDLELVHCGSIFPKLSGGFDTQVTFKKVLSLSLNFAYSTGSVSRLPKFYDSYTIDPLTNLSDEWLKCWKQAGDNTIYPAPYNSTDMKNYLATETGSVYDISEGISGHSDPYNLYNDCDIRVAKADFLKLKMVALSYSVPQNVLDFLHISSMLVRFQVTNLFTIADKKWKGLDPETNGANIPALPTYSFGINVSF; this is encoded by the coding sequence ATGAAAATGATGTGTTTTCTAATGTTCGTGTTGCTGGTACAGGTTCGGGGGGACGTGGTTGCCCAGAATCAGGTAGTCAGCGTGGACATGAAAAATTGTAGTGTGGAAGAATTTCTTCGGGAGATTAAGGAGCAAACGGGTATTCGTTTTATGTACAAGAGTGAGTACGTGGAGGCAATTCCTCGTTTTGATGTTCATGCCAAGGAACGGCAGGTGCTGGCCTTGCTGGATGAAGTTTTTGCGGGGAAGGGAATTAAGTGTCTGTATGATAATGGCGTGATCGTGTTGACAAAAGTGCAACAACAGAAAGGGCCGGAAGAGGTGGTGATCAAGGGTGTCGTGAAGGACGAGAGGGAGCAACCGTTGCCGGGAGTGACCGTTTTGATCAAGGGAACGACGATTGGGGTGGCGACGGATTCGAAAGGGGAGTTTTCACTGACAACCGTGAAACAGGATTCCCTGACACTGCTGTTTTCGTTCATCGGGATGAAGAGCCGGGAGGTGAAGTGGACAGGACAGAAGATGCTGCACGTGGTATTGCAGGATGATTCTCATGATATGGAAGAAGTGGTGGTGACGGGTTACCAGACGATTAGTCGGAGGGAATCGGCAAGTGCCATTTCTACAGTAAAGGCTAAGGATATTATGGTACAGGGAGTCGGGTCGATTGACCAGATGTTGCAGGGGCGTATTCCCGGAATGATGGTGTTGAACACTTCCGGGGAACCGAGTGCGACCCCGAAGATCAGAATCCGGGGAAATGCCACGATCAATGGGAATAAGTCTCCGGTTTGGGTGGTTGACGGGGTGATTCTGGAACAGGACGTGCCGTTCACAGCCTCAGATATAAATAGCGAGGATGCCGAATATTTGATCGGTAATGCCATTGCAGGTTTGAATCCGCAGGACATCGAGACGATCACGGTGTTGAAGGATGCTTCGGCAACGGCTATCTACGGGGTGAAGGCGGCCAATGGGGTGATCGTGATCACGACGAAGAAAGGCGTGGTAGGTCGTCCGGTGATCTCGTATAATGGGAATTTGACACTGAATACTCGACCTTCCTATAAGGATTATCACCGGATGAATTCACAGGAACGAGTGCTTTTCTCCCGTCAGTTGATAGAGTCTAATATGAATTTTGGGCGTGTACCCACGGGAGAAACGTACGAGGCAGCTTACGAGCAATTGATGAGCAAGCAAATCTCACAGGCGGAGTTCGAGCAAAAGGTGGAGACGTTGCAGAGAAGGAACACGGATTGGTTTGACCTGTTATTCCGATCAGATGTCACGCATACTCACGCATTGAATGTCAGCGGGGGTACGGAGGCCGTGAAATACTACGTGTCCGCAGGGTATTCAAATATCGAGGGAGCAGCCCGGGGTTCTGATTCGGAGAAATTCAGTACCTTGGCGAAAGTTGACGTGGAATATAATGAATACTTGGGTTTTACGGCCAAGATTGATTATGCCACGACTTCTAACACGGGGTATTCTTCCGTGGTGAATCCGTTTGATTACGCTTACTCGACGACCCGGACCATGCCGGCTTATAACGAGGATGGTTCGTATTACATGAGTTACCGGGCTGCCGGAAGTACGGGACGGGATTATATCGGGTATAATATTCTGAAAGAGTTGAAGAATACGGGTAAGTCTTCCAAGATGGATGATTTTAACGCTTTGCTGGCTTTGAGGCTAAAGTTGTGGAAAGGGTTGAAGTACGAAGGGACATTCTCGTGGCATACCGGGAACACGAATACGAGGGATTGGGCGACTGCACAATCGTATAAAGTGACTGAAATCCGGGGATACGAGTATGGCGCTTACACGGAGTACGACCCGGAGTTTTCCGATTCAAGGTTACCTTACGGGGGAATGTTGACGCAGGGAAGTACTCGCAAAAGCGGTTACACGTTGCGTAATATGTTGTCTTATTCGCATCTGTTCGGCGTTCACGATGTTTCGGTTTCTGCCGGGACGGAGGCTCGTCGGAACGAGTATAAAGGTGTTTCCACGACGGGATACGGTTGGGTGCCGGAGTTCGGGGAGATGTTCAGTCCGGTGGAGACGTCTAGTTATATCAGCACGTACGGGGGAAATAAGCCGACGAATACAAATTCGTTCACGCAAGTCGCTTCATTCTTCGGGATTGCCAGTTATTGCTATGATAACCGGTACGTGTTCAATGCCAATATTCGTTCGGATGGTTCCAATAAATTTGGTAGTGACCCGAAGTATAGGTGGTTGCCGACTTATTCGTTTGCCGTGAAATGGATTGCCTCGAATGAATCATTTTTGGAAAATGCAAAATGGATTAATAATTTGTCATTCCGGGGTTCTTACGGTATCCAAGGGAATATTCACGAGAGCGCCACTCCTTACCTGATTGTTACGGTGGGGGATCGGGATGGCGTGACCGGGTTACCGATTTCGAAAATTTCAAAATTGCCGAATCCTGATTTGCGTTGGGAGAAGACAAAATCTTGGAATGCGGCTGTCGATTTCGCTTTGTTTGACGGACGGGTAAAGGGAGGATTTGATATTTACCGGAAGAATACTTCCGATTTGATCATGTCGAAACAAGTGGCGGCCTCCACGGGGCAAAACGTGTTGTATTATAATGCGGGAAAAATGGTAAACAAGGGTTTCGAGGGATTTGTGAACTTGGGTTTGGTGAATAACCGGGATTGGGATTGGCGCTTCGGGTTTAATTTCGGGCGTAACGTGAACGAGATCACATTGGCTAATCGGGATGATTTGAGCGAGGCTACCGTGGTGGATCAGATGCTGGCCGGGACGTTGGCCGTGGAAGGACAGCCTATCGGTTCCATGTATGCTTATCGTTTTGCCGGAATAAATCAGGATAATGGTTATCCTTTGTTTTACGCGAAAAACGGGCAAAAGGTGCATCGGGCGTTACGGCAGGATTTGGAGTTAGTGCATTGTGGTTCTATATTCCCGAAACTTTCCGGGGGATTCGACACGCAGGTGACTTTCAAGAAAGTACTTTCTTTATCCTTGAATTTTGCTTATAGTACGGGTAGTGTTTCCCGTCTTCCGAAATTTTACGATTCTTACACGATCGATCCTTTGACGAATCTTTCGGACGAGTGGCTGAAGTGTTGGAAACAGGCGGGGGATAACACGATTTATCCGGCTCCTTATAACTCGACGGATAT